The genomic DNA GATAAGTGGCAGGCTGAGCCCACAATACTGTACACTGTGACCTTCTTTGGATATACGTTACTGAAATGTGCTTAGTTAAGCTGAGGTCATACTGGATGgagtgggcccctaatccaacatgacagGTGTCGTCAGAAGACAACGAGGtgaggacagagacacacaggaggGTGTGTGACCATGTGACCATGAAGGCAGGGTTCGGGCCTATGCAGCTGGGAGCCAAGGAACCCCAAAGCAAatccccagaagctggaagaagtgAGGAAGGACTCCCTTACAGCTTTCAGAGGAAGCACGGCCCTATCCACACATTGCTTTCagacctctagcctccagaactgtgagagaatacatttctcttgttttaaaacaTGCAGTTTGTGAAACTCTGTTagggcagccccaggaaacagCAGGTAAGGTGCCGGAGATAGGACTGCTAACCACTCTAGTCCTCCAGGGCAAGCACGAGGGGCCTCGGCTTCTCCCACAGGCTGGCAGGGACGCTGCAAACAGAAGGTGCCCCATTGCCACTGCCTGCAGGCTTTCCACCCAGGGGCAGCAAAGAGAAGCAGGGGGTGGACAAAGTAGGCATTGGCAGCCTCCGGTGCCTGATGGCCGTGAGAGAAGCGAGTGACGTCATGGCTTTCTTTGAAGTGCTTCCGAGGGGTCCAGGGGCAATGTATGCATTTCTTCTTGTCTCACTCAAATGGGAAAAGATTCATACTtgccttctgttcttttttaaatataatgatttcATCAGGGAGCCTCAGAGCAAGAGCACTGGGATGTGGTAACAGAGGAGAGTGTTGGGCCGGAGTAGGAGGAAAGCGTGATTCAGAAATTAGGGAAGGTAGGACACACAAGCTATTTGGGTTGGGTTTTCCATGAAACACAGATTATAATCAGAAGAAATCCTGACCTCTTAGAAGCATGTGTCACTCACAGTCAACCCACCCAGACTTCTGGCTTCTTTTGGCTCCTGGGCCCCATCCCTGGCCACTCCAGCTTGCATTTACCCTCCTTTGTCagtctgtcccctctgcctgacTTCTATGGAATAGGTACTTCTAAAtggaaaatctcttttctttccctccaattGTGCAAACAACTCGCATATTTGTCATTCCAGCCCAGACTTCTATTCTGAACACTGGTCTTATACATTCAAAGTCTACTTGATGtatctgcttctctgtctcacaTATCTATTATTTCCTCTGGAGCTGATTTCCTCTCCCCTGTAACAACCCCACGATATTTACCTGGATATGGCTTTACCCATATccactcatttaatcctcaaaacccACCCTACAAGGTTGGTACGATTCTGACCCCCCACTTAGtggggagaagacacagagagggaagaggctTGTCCACGGTCACATGGCTCATCTGTGGCACAacggggtttgaacccaggcattcCGACTGCTCTCTGAGCTGGTCCCCAATTTGCCCTTCTTCCTCTACATGGCACCAACCTCCACAAACTGGGAATCTCCTTTGAAGCATCTCTCTTTCCCTGCACATTCAATCCATCAGCAATCTCAAAAAGATAATCTCCCGTGCACTTCTCCCCATCTGCCCCTGCTCTTGTCCAAGTCACCATCACCATTCCCCTGGAAACGGACATCTGCAGCagtctcctttccttccatcaCCCACCTTCAACCACCCCCCACACAGCAGTCAAGGCGTCTGCGGCATTGGTCCGCGCAGCCCTGGCCCTGCGTGGCTTGGCCTAACCTCCCTCTTTGCCCTCACCTGCAGCTACTCTCCCCCTTGTCCAGCACAGGTCAGTTCTCTGACAGCCCAGCTGATGTATGTTGAATTCTTTCTCATCTTAACgcctttgttcatgctgttccctctatctggaatgttcttctaccttcactcctctgcttaaaggCCATCTTCTCCGACAGGCCAGCTCTGGCCACTGGTCCTGAGCAGGTCCTCTCCTGTTGGTCTCCATCTCAGCAACCCTTCCCCTTTTGGGCACTCAGTACTCAGTATTCTCTCTCACTGTTTATATCCGTgtctccacctcccccaccatAAAATTCCAGGGGGCAGAGAACTTTTGTTTTACTCATTACAATACATCTAGCTCCAGCCCTGTACTCAGTCTTCAGATACATGCTTAATAAATAACTGTGAATGAGTTTGCTGGAAGAAAACGGAAGGAAGATGATGACATCCCAAGGCGTGGAATTTCTCCAAGGCCTACATAAGACAATTGGCTGCTTGATGAAATCACTCTCTTCAAACGTCAGTAGTCCTGAAATCAAAGGGACCATTGTATCCTGGGAGATGTGGAAGAGGTTAGAAATATTTCTGTGACTGCAGGCTCTTCCAGGTCTTTCAAATGTGGTTCCAGATGCTGGGGTGGAAGACTGGTGAACCAGGGATGTTTCCAGTGATTCTGTTAtgtctttcttcctgtctctccaaGCACTCAGGGGTTCTCTGGCAGACGCAGCAAACCTGTCTGGATTGGGTCTGAAACACGGGGCTCCCAGAAAGTCTTTAGCAACACAAACTTCTTTCTcagaataattttcattatttgtttaaagCAGATTATAAACAATTTCTATTCATCTTCTCTTGAGCTATTTAGTACCAGTATCTGAGGATTACATTTTTCCTCCACAATCCAAGTCAGGTTTAGCTGAGCTAAGGGTTCTTGACCAAACTCTCTTCTTGGCCAAGAGCCACAAAGAGTTGAAGACTAGGGTGGCTATACCAGCCACATCCTCGGTTAGATGAAGTACACTTCTAACTTCATCTTCTAGGAGAGACACTCTGTTGTAGGATCTGCTCTCTAACTGTGGAAAATAGAGGGAACCTGACTCAACTGGGGAATCCGGCATCATCCACATCTTCTGAAATGCGTACTTGGCTAGAAAATGGTGCTGGTTTGGCAGGATGTTGGGACTACAGTGGTGACACCCACTCTCCTCCCACATCACTTCTATGGGAATGGAAATCCACCCATGAGGGACCAAGACTAGGGACGTTTGCTCTTTGTAATATTACAGAAAGAACATTTCTTGCATCTGTGGCCACAGTCATTAATGCCCACATGACATGGTGgcaatatacattattttatgagTTTTGTGTAAGTGTGTGTTTGGGAAGTGACAATCCTAACAATAAGTTGCTAAGAATTCTTCCTAATGTAAAGTAAACCTGCATAATTGGAACTCCTTGAAGAGCTTACACAAAGGCTATTGGGACTATTAAGATTCTTTGCGGCCCTTGGAGGATCCTGAAAAAAGAAGCGTAATACCAACCCGAATCTCCTTGTCCCCCTCCTGTCACCCCATGGGAGTTTTCTTATTGCTCTTCAAATACTCCTAGCCTCAGGCtacacctgctgttccctctgcctggatgcTCTTCCCCAAGATATTCTCCCAGCTCACTCCCTCACTCCATGTTGACTTCTGCTCACATATCTGAGCAGAAAATCACACTCCCCATTACTGTCACTACCcacctctgcttttctccagAGTACTTTAAACTgactttatatattatacatttattgcTTTGTTTATTAGCCATCTTCCCTAATAAAATCGGAGGCATACGGGCTCTGGCCcaaaacagtgtctggcacatagtagatcttagtaaatatttgttgaatgactaagtgaataaaaaatgctttcttattttgAGTCTGGCTTTCTTTGATAATTCTCAAATGCCACTACCAGACTTTTCAGAGCTCCATGCCACACCTCAGAAATCTGAGTAATGCATTCTTCAAACCTTTTGTCAATGCTGTTCAGATGGGGCTGTCACTACCTCTATTTGAACATGCCTCCCAAACCTAGGTGAGGTATTTAATCAAACACAGATGGCtggaaataaaagagcaaagaTCTGAtcatggaggaaggggcagactGGAGAATTTTCTGCCCTTCTGACTTATCCTCTTTTATTCCATGTGAGACCTCGCGTCTATATGGATAGTATTGCTCGGTGCTCTAAAGTACTTGCGTTTTCCAACCGCTCTGCATCCACGAAAACACAGTTCTTCAAGAGAATAGAATTACACCTTCTTCCCTTCACGTTCCTTGCTCTCAAGcgaaaactttttcttttcctctttgcctctGATTTACAAGGCTTCTTCAACAGCTACTCATTAGATTTGGCAAATTACACTTTTTGTTATGATTAAATGTGAAAGAGGGGACCCGCGCATTCACAGGTGAGTTGGGGTCAGGGAGTGGCAAAGGACAGCTCTTTAATGCTTGGTCTATTCATTCCTGGGAAGCCTCTCTCTTCTCACTCAGATTCGACAGTTTCTTTCTACACTCTGTCCTGAAACAAACTCTAATGTTTTGATTTGAAATCCAGGTCTTTACCTGTTTTTCATTAACTTCCTGCAGAGGGCCATTTTTGCAGCTGCCAATATTTATCTCAATACGCTTCGGGGAGCATGGTTTAAAACACACCAGACCGGAAGTTGCATCATGTCGAAGAGCACCTAATCAGGCATGATGTCCATTCTCCTTGGGATGTGGAAAGTCCAGCTCAATGAAAACAGTTATAGAGCCAGATCTTCCAGCCCTGAGATGCAATAGACAGGGAGACCAGAGGAGAAATTCAACACGACCACATGCGTGTAACACAAGTGCTCTTCCCACACATGTTTTAGATTTGCATGGTTAGGAAGTGCAAACACACTAGGAAAGAAAGGTCTGATGGGATGCTCCCACCAAAGCAAGACATATGAACTGGACAGGGCTCTCACCAACTTCTTGTAGCCAGGACCGGTAGTATCATATGCCCGGGACTAGTATCATCCACGGAACAGAAACGGAAAGGCATTACCTTCCCAAATTCTCTTTCACATAGCATACTGCACCTTTCCTGGGAGCCCTACCGTTGATGTCATTACTCTGCGTTACACAGTAGAAATGGGGCCATTGTGTCCTCTTGGGTCAAACTGCACCAGTCTTGCTcccaggaaagagaggaagggtcaggtggggaaggagagttGTGCTCTCCTTCTCAACAAGAACACATTTTCAAGGATTAATTTTTCCTATTAGCAAGTTTCCACCCTAGATAAGCCTTTCCCAACCTTTCCACTGTCAAGAATCCCTTTAAGCATTTCTCCTCCACAGACCCCAGGATTTAAGTGATTCTATCTGCTAATCTGTATTTATTACAAAGCATTACTCATTTTCCCCAGTGTTACTTATTATTTAAGATAGGAACATCCAAGCAGAGGTTCTGACCAGCACAAGGTAACTAGTGCCTGAGtgttaatataattttagaaaaggaataaaggaatatGATATTTCAGAAATTCTGTGCAGCCTCAACATGAGTTACATATGTATGGTACGATAAATCACATCTCTAGTCTTTGTCCTGGGTTCCTGGCAGAGGGCATCAACACCATTGGAATTTCCTGATAGGAATGTCTTTGTTATCCTATCGAGGTGACTCAAGGTGGACCTCTAGATAGGTATAGGATGGGGATGATTGGCAgtttgggagaggaaggagactgGAGATTAAGTTCGGTCCCATGGCCAGTGGTTTAATCAATCACACCTATGTAATGGAATCTCAGGACAAACTCTGGATAGAGGTTCGGAGGAGCTCCCTGGTTGGTGGACACACGATGCGCAGGAAGGGTGATCTGTCCTGACTCCATGGGGACAGGGCCTTTCCAGAACTTGCTTTATGTGTAGGTAggctttataataaaactgtatttatggGTACAGTGAATTCTGTGAGTTGTTCTGGACAATTACTGAACGCAAGAGGGTCATGGAAATCCCCAACCGTATGCGTTGGAAGAGCAGGCGGCTGTGAGACTTGCAGCTGATGTCGGAAGTGAGGGCCGAGTTCTTCAACCTGTAGAGTTTAACTCCAGGTAGTTCATGTCAGAATTGTACTGCAGTGTACCCACTTGGAGTGGGAACAGAGTACTCTATGtctttaaatacatataaatatccAAACCACAGAATGTACAAAGCCAAGAGTGAACTGTAAGGGAAACTGTGGCTGGTGATTATGAGGAGTTAGTGTGGGTCCATCAGTTGTAAGAAATGTACCACcctggtgggggatgctgataatgggggGCCCTATGCATGTGTCTGGGTAGGGAGTATATAGCAAATCTCCGTACCTTTGcttcaattttgctatgaacctgaaattgttctaaaaaaatactacaaatagGAGTGGTCAGAAAGAATCTATTTGGGGAAAATCTATCTGTTTTCAGATGGCTCAGAGACAATCATTCCAATGGGGAGGAGGATGCTGTTGATTTGTAATAAAATCAGGCCCAGGAGACAGGCAGAAACTCCTTTACTAAAGCAGTTGCAGGGATAATAAATAGCAaggaatatgttttttaaaaaatagcatattgaaatgataatgaTTACAACTAACATTCACTGACTGCtcaccacatgccaggcactgccaATGCATTTTACATGAACTGCGATAATTCTCACAAGCACTAAATGATGCTGGTCCTACTGTTCTACCTGCTCCACAGGCGAGGTAGCACAGACAGCAGGAGACAAGTGACTTGCTCCAGGTCATGTTTAAGAGCCTGCCTTTTAACCAATTAGAGAGGTACGAAAAGAAGACCTGGGACTGTGGCTGGACCGTCTTCCTTCTGCTCCCAGGAGAGCCCAATACAGCTGGAACTTGCTGCTTTAATTGCTCCACTACCCTTTTGATGAACTCCTTCGAGGCAAAGTTTGCAGGCATCCTATTCATGTGATgttacatttttgtaaaatgtctttTATCCCTTGGTTCCAGAGTGGCTCTCTATTCCccttcctcatttataaagtcGAGTttggagtggggaagggaaaatGTATAGCAAGTTAGGACGTTATAACAATTCATAGTGATTACGGTGATTAGGAgtttagaaaaattttaggaGGATAATACAAATACTAACCTGAGGATTCAAACAAATGCTCAAAGGAAGTTAGGAACTGACCAAGGAGCAAAGAGCCCAGAATATCTGCTTGAGGAAGCCAGCTGTGGAGAAGGCACACATCGGAAAGATATTGTTATGGTATCTTAATAAAAAGTCAGGGTCCTGCTCTTTCTGTCTCCAGCTGCGGTAGTGAGAGGAGCTGCCGCTAGCCCGTGCACCTGCAGTGGATGGCCCTCCAGGACTGTTCCAGCTTCCCGATCAAGAGGAACAAGCGGACATACAGCACCGAGCCCAGTAACCTGCAGGCTCGGGTTCAGTGTACGACTGTGGGCGTGGAGCCCACGGCCCATGGCAAAGATGTAGTGGCGGCCATGAAGCGGAGATCCGGCCACAGAAAACTTGCCACCTCCTACGTGCAGACCACCATGAACAAGAATGCCCAGGGCCCCCTCAACAGCATCAGGTACACCATCCTCGAGTACAAGTACGGCCCAGATCTCCACATGACTGCCATTCTCAGAGCCCCCGCCATCCTGCTCAACCAGAAGCCTGTGATGGAGAAGAGGCAGTGGGCCCGCCCCACCGAGAGCTCCTGGACACCTGCCCGCCACTTCCAAAGCAATAAAGATATCAACCACACACACGTCATATTCCCAAGACATTTAATTTGTAGGTTGCCTGAGCACTTGCTACGGACCTAAAAGCAACCTAAAGAGACCCTGGGTCCAAAGAGCCCAAAGTGATAAGGTATCAGGCCTTTTCATCAGGGGTTAAGTAGGAGAACAGAGACAGGCAACATTTCCAAACAAAGGAAATAGTCATGCAACACAGATTGTTGACTCATCCGAAACAATGGGAGGGTCACCACACACCTAGAATCTAAAGACCTGGGAAACCAGCTATTGTTTCATCTGCAACAGCAATGTCCTAAAATAGCGACCAGAGTCTTCTCTCTTGATCATATCACTCCAACAAACTCATCGTCCACTAGTAACCACAATAGTTTTGGGGAAAAGCGTGGACTTGATTGCTTATTTGTGTTCAGGTGTGTATGTGCTTTTGTGtgtaagagggaaaaagagaacagatgaaACTGAGTGATAAGAATATTTACAGaaatctcagggtttttttttttttattattgtggtaaaaaaaaaagcgtaACATAAAGTTTACCACatcaactatttttaagtgtacagttcagtcgTGGTGAGAATATTCACATTATTGTGAAACAggcctccagaactttttcactgtgcagaactgaaattctatacccagtaAGCAACAAATCCCCTTCAGCCCGCAACCACAACTCTGTTTTcggtctctatgaatttgactattttcgatgcctcatataaatggagtcatagtattttgtctttttattactggtttatttcacttagcataatgttctcaaggttcattcatgttgtagcatgaatcagaattctcttcccttttaaggttgaataatactCCTTGGTATGTCTACACAGTAGCCCTGCCCCCATCTAGTGGGGGTGCATTCCAAGACCCCCactgaaactgcagatagtactAAATCCTATATACACCATGTTTTTCCCCTAAACATGCACAGCTACGATAAAGTTTACTTCATAAACTAGGCACAGTAAGAGACTAACAACTTTGAAGGTGTCAGCTGACCAACTAATTGGAGAGCCTGACCAGTTAATCCCATGGCGGTTTACTAATGAACAAGGACTagaggagactttttttttttaacaccagtATTTTGGAGAGATACGTTCCTCCCCCCATCTGATGCTACTAAGTATCCATAATAGCAGTGGGAATTTTAGACCTGGAAAGAGGACAGCTTGGCCTCCTGGCCAGTGGTAAGAGGATAACCTGGGGCCAAGCAAACCTCGCAGCAGCACACCTCCCAGCAACACACCACCCACCACACCACCCATATCTCAGGCTGATATATCTCCATACAAGCTATTCTTCAAGGTTTTCTGTCCCTCACTTAAGAAATATAATGTATGTTCatcataaacaaaaaaattagagcagaaggtgatgcactgaaaaataaatggggCCTTCCTCACAGTTCTGCCTTTCTGGAAAGTTGTCATGTAATATAgtctttatgtatatattttttctcttctttttacatcttttttttttttaagattttgtttatttatttgacagagatagagacagccagcgagagagggagcacaagcagggggagtgggagaggaagaagcaggctcacagcagaggagcctgatgtggggctcgatcccacaacgccaggatcacgccctgagccaaaggcagacgcttaaccgctgtgccacccaggcgcccctctttttacatcttttaaacagaat from Ailuropoda melanoleuca isolate Jingjing chromosome 11, ASM200744v2, whole genome shotgun sequence includes the following:
- the LOC100474679 gene encoding 60S ribosomal protein L28-like; the protein is MASGLINHTYVMESQDKLWIEVRRSSLPVHLQWMALQDCSSFPIKRNKRTYSTEPSNLQARVQCTTVGVEPTAHGKDVVAAMKRRSGHRKLATSYVQTTMNKNAQGPLNSIRYTILEYKYGPDLHMTAILRAPAILLNQKPVMEKRQWARPTESSWTPARHFQSNKDINHTHVIFPRHLICRLPEHLLRT